A window of the Sporohalobacter salinus genome harbors these coding sequences:
- the ablA gene encoding lysine 2,3-aminomutase, with protein sequence MNFKEIKEVWDCTKEEWQDWEWQLENSITKVKELKDKFDITDEQLNTFKEAAEIFPMAITPYYASLIDFDDKYCPIKLQAVPSKEELKESKVDMDDPLHEDADSPVDGLTHRYPDRVLLLVTNKCSMFCRHCTRKRKVGDDNSLVDFDQIEKGIEYIKETPEVRDVLISGGDPLLLDTDLLEKIIVKLKEISHVEIVRIGSRTPVVLPQRIDDELINMLKKHKPIFMNTHFNHKKELTDAAKRAVNKLVDAGVPLGNQTVLLRNLNDTPKVIKELNHELVKNRIKPYYLYQCDLSRGIEHFRTSVSTGINIMESLIGHTSGFARPEYVVDAPGGGGKIPVGPDYIVSSSKSKTVLRNYEGVITTYTEPKDSGDESKARTYEEMNEVPKEERKVFPEKLGVHKLLSDENDKISLKF encoded by the coding sequence ATGAATTTTAAAGAAATCAAAGAAGTTTGGGATTGTACTAAAGAAGAGTGGCAAGATTGGGAGTGGCAACTAGAAAATAGCATTACTAAGGTTAAAGAGTTAAAAGATAAGTTTGATATTACGGATGAACAATTAAATACATTTAAAGAAGCGGCGGAAATTTTTCCAATGGCAATTACTCCATATTATGCATCATTGATTGATTTTGATGATAAGTATTGTCCAATAAAATTACAGGCAGTTCCCAGTAAAGAAGAATTAAAAGAATCAAAAGTGGATATGGATGACCCATTACATGAAGATGCTGATTCGCCTGTAGATGGCTTAACGCATAGGTATCCAGATAGAGTATTATTATTAGTTACTAATAAATGTTCAATGTTTTGTAGACACTGTACTCGTAAAAGAAAAGTAGGAGATGATAATAGTTTAGTAGATTTTGATCAAATTGAAAAAGGGATTGAATATATTAAAGAAACTCCCGAAGTAAGAGATGTATTAATTTCTGGAGGAGATCCATTATTATTAGATACTGATTTATTAGAAAAGATTATTGTAAAGTTAAAAGAAATTTCTCATGTGGAAATTGTTAGAATTGGGAGTAGAACTCCAGTAGTATTACCGCAGAGAATAGATGATGAATTAATTAATATGTTGAAGAAGCATAAACCAATTTTTATGAATACTCATTTTAATCATAAAAAAGAGTTAACAGACGCAGCTAAAAGGGCAGTAAATAAATTAGTTGATGCTGGTGTTCCATTAGGTAATCAAACTGTATTATTAAGGAATTTAAATGATACTCCTAAGGTAATAAAAGAATTAAATCATGAATTAGTTAAGAATCGAATTAAACCATATTACTTATACCAGTGTGACTTATCTCGGGGAATTGAACACTTCCGAACTTCAGTTTCTACTGGAATTAATATTATGGAATCTTTAATTGGACATACTTCTGGTTTTGCTAGGCCTGAATATGTAGTTGATGCTCCAGGAGGTGGTGGTAAGATACCTGTGGGGCCGGATTATATAGTTTCTTCTTCTAAAAGTAAGACAGTACTAAGGAACTATGAAGGTGTTATTACTACTTATACAGAGCCCAAAGATAGTGGAGATGAAAGCAAAGCAAGAACTTATGAAGAAATGAATGAGGTGCCTAAGGAAGAGCGAAAAGTATTTCCTGAAAAGTTAGGAGTACATAAGCTGTTGTCTGATGAAAATGATAAGATTAGCTTAAAATTCTAA
- a CDS encoding zinc-binding dehydrogenase: protein MKGCKYGTHRVLEPKGVLPQPADKIDNSMDLYNNEILIDVETLNIDSASFTQIKEEAKDDKEKIAEIMKRIVNNRGKHHNPVTGSGGMLVGKVEKIGPALKGKIDLEEGDKIATLVSLSLTPLVIDEILEIRKDTDQVDIKGKAILFESGIYAKLPKDLPQNLALAVLDVAGAPAQTAKLVEPGDNVLIIGAGGKSGTLCLHEARKRVGVAGKVIALEYSEEGCKRVDKLGLADEIIQADATKPPEVLERIKEVTEGELVDLTINCVNIPKTEMSCILATKDDGKVYFFSMATSFTAAALGAEGVGKDTTMIIGNGYTKDHAEISLQVLRENKDIKELFEEIYI from the coding sequence ATGAAAGGATGTAAATATGGAACGCATAGAGTATTAGAACCCAAAGGTGTTTTACCTCAACCAGCGGATAAAATTGATAATAGTATGGATTTATATAATAATGAAATTTTAATTGATGTTGAAACACTTAATATTGATTCGGCTAGTTTTACTCAGATAAAAGAAGAAGCAAAAGATGATAAAGAAAAAATAGCAGAAATAATGAAAAGAATTGTTAATAATAGAGGTAAGCATCATAATCCAGTAACAGGTTCAGGAGGAATGTTAGTAGGAAAAGTTGAAAAAATCGGACCGGCTTTAAAGGGAAAAATTGATTTAGAAGAGGGAGATAAGATTGCAACTTTAGTATCTTTATCTTTAACTCCTTTAGTAATTGATGAAATTCTAGAAATTAGAAAAGATACTGATCAAGTAGATATTAAAGGAAAAGCTATTTTGTTTGAAAGTGGGATTTATGCTAAATTGCCAAAAGATTTACCTCAAAACTTAGCTTTAGCAGTTCTTGATGTAGCTGGAGCTCCTGCTCAAACTGCTAAGTTAGTAGAACCAGGAGATAATGTTTTAATTATTGGTGCTGGTGGTAAATCTGGAACTCTTTGTTTACATGAGGCTAGGAAAAGAGTTGGGGTTGCTGGAAAGGTTATTGCCTTAGAGTATAGTGAAGAAGGATGTAAGCGAGTTGATAAATTAGGCTTAGCTGATGAAATAATTCAAGCAGATGCTACAAAACCTCCCGAAGTATTGGAAAGAATTAAGGAAGTTACTGAGGGAGAATTAGTTGATTTAACTATTAATTGCGTTAACATTCCAAAGACAGAAATGAGTTGTATTTTAGCAACTAAAGATGATGGGAAAGTTTATTTCTTTAGTATGGCTACTAGCTTTACAGCTGCGGCTTTAGGAGCTGAAGGTGTAGGCAAAGATACTACTATGATCATCGGTAATGGATATACTAAAGATCATGCTGAAATTTCTTTACAGGTATTAAGGGAAAATAAGGATATTAAAGAATTATTTGAAGAAATTTACATATAA
- a CDS encoding MutS-related protein, with the protein MNFLQPGVGNSLGFTTIWSEINPCSQLGVIAKKRVTPFLREEEEELKQELDNLGLILSRLDYTNKINELKGILAKIKDIRGTIKRTTNRDNVLDDVELFEIKNLLLQTKKLKNILDDLQINKIFDTELKNHTQLIELLSIGQNKKNSFYLADEYSEKLMDIRSKKKKIDNKLLQLKKEITAEIEQLINRPVIVDEEINISKNDEGLIEKLKKDSRVNLIRENFATITFKLSPNQEILDLQKKREELKTKEEICKEKIRDRLTRKISKYKSDLLSNLGKIGYLDLLLAKAEFTDKIKGTKPEIINENKIEIVAGRHLLVERDLNKENLEFTPIDATISVGSTLITGPNMGGKTVSLKLVGLLIAMAQYGLFVPAESLRFNLRDFIYFSITSDTLESGLSTFGTEISNLKETVNVANNHGLILIDEVAHGTNPREGYAIAAAIIEKLDSMNSISLFTTHFERLATNLNVVHLQVKGLDETKLNKFKELINKQGIELLNKCMDYRLEPAKPGQEIPYDALRIAQILGFDEEILTSAQKILKENLRQRERSEINGTRDVKFR; encoded by the coding sequence TTGAATTTTTTACAACCAGGAGTGGGTAACAGCTTGGGTTTTACTACAATCTGGAGTGAGATTAATCCTTGTTCCCAATTAGGGGTTATAGCTAAAAAAAGAGTTACTCCTTTTCTTAGAGAGGAGGAAGAGGAATTAAAACAAGAATTAGATAATCTTGGATTAATTCTTAGTAGGTTAGACTATACTAATAAAATTAATGAATTAAAGGGAATCTTAGCAAAAATCAAAGATATCAGAGGAACGATAAAAAGAACTACTAATAGAGATAATGTATTAGATGACGTAGAGTTATTTGAGATTAAAAACTTACTTCTTCAAACTAAGAAATTAAAAAATATATTGGATGATTTACAAATTAATAAAATATTTGATACAGAATTAAAAAATCATACTCAATTAATTGAATTATTAAGCATTGGGCAAAATAAGAAAAATAGTTTTTATTTGGCTGATGAATATTCTGAAAAGTTAATGGATATCAGATCTAAAAAGAAAAAAATAGATAACAAGTTGCTTCAATTAAAGAAAGAAATAACTGCAGAAATAGAACAGTTAATTAATCGTCCTGTTATAGTGGACGAAGAAATTAATATTAGCAAAAACGATGAAGGATTAATAGAAAAATTAAAAAAAGATTCTAGAGTTAATTTGATTAGAGAAAATTTTGCAACTATCACTTTTAAGTTGAGTCCTAATCAAGAAATACTAGATTTGCAGAAAAAAAGAGAAGAATTAAAGACCAAAGAAGAAATTTGTAAAGAAAAAATAAGAGATAGATTAACAAGAAAAATTAGTAAATATAAATCTGATTTATTATCTAATTTAGGAAAGATAGGTTACTTAGATTTGTTATTAGCTAAAGCAGAATTCACCGATAAGATTAAAGGTACAAAACCTGAAATAATTAATGAAAATAAAATTGAGATCGTTGCAGGTCGGCATTTATTAGTAGAAAGAGATTTAAATAAAGAAAACTTAGAATTTACTCCTATTGATGCTACTATTAGCGTTGGTTCTACTTTGATTACTGGTCCTAATATGGGAGGTAAAACTGTAAGTTTAAAATTGGTAGGATTATTGATAGCAATGGCCCAATATGGTTTATTTGTGCCAGCAGAGAGTTTACGATTTAATCTAAGGGATTTTATTTACTTTTCTATAACGAGTGATACCTTAGAGAGTGGGCTAAGTACTTTTGGAACAGAAATCAGTAATTTAAAAGAAACAGTGAACGTAGCAAATAACCATGGATTAATTTTAATAGATGAAGTTGCCCACGGAACAAATCCTAGGGAAGGTTATGCTATAGCAGCGGCAATTATAGAAAAATTGGATAGTATGAATTCCATTTCTTTATTTACTACTCATTTTGAAAGATTAGCTACAAATTTGAATGTAGTTCATCTGCAGGTTAAGGGTTTGGATGAAACTAAATTAAATAAGTTTAAAGAATTAATAAATAAACAAGGGATAGAATTGTTAAATAAATGTATGGATTATAGATTAGAACCAGCTAAACCAGGGCAGGAAATTCCTTATGATGCTCTTCGAATTGCTCAAATTTTAGGTTTTGATGAAGAGATCTTAACTTCTGCTCAAAAGATATTGAAAGAGAATTTGAGACAAAGGGAGAGGAGTGAAATAAATGGTACAAGAGATGTTAAATTTAGATAA
- a CDS encoding lysine 5,6-aminomutase subunit alpha has translation MVQEMLNLDKNKVKRARTAAYKIATNIQKEIDLHTTTTVERTVARLFGIDDVDSQEVPLPNVVVDQVEEAEELDKGIAFWLGNAMVYHDLTAQEVAEEVGKGNINLTNLPLQDGAEVKKVVDKAAREMTDLIKNNRKERTELKERLGEGPKPQLYVIVATGNIYEDAEQAKSAARQGADIVAVIRTTGQSLLDYVPYGATTEGFGGTYATQENFRIMREALDEVGEEVGRYIQLVNYCSGLCMPEIAAMGAFERLDMMLNDAMYGILFRDINMKRTFIDQYFSRLINAYAGVIINTGEDNYLTTADAYEEAHTVLASDFINEQMALKAGLKEEQLGLGHAFEMDPDMKNGFLYEIAQAQMLRQIFPNSPLKYMPPTKYMTGDVFKGHLQDAMFNLASVITGQGIQLLGMLTEAIHTPFLHDRALSIENAQYIMNNACDLGNEIEFKEDGIIQNRANEVLINVVNLLEDIENKGLKETISEGTFAGVKRTEEGGKGVEGVIKKGPDYYNPFLEIMSNELK, from the coding sequence ATGGTACAAGAGATGTTAAATTTAGATAAAAATAAAGTTAAGCGGGCCAGAACTGCTGCTTATAAGATTGCAACTAATATTCAAAAAGAAATTGACTTACATACGACTACCACTGTAGAAAGAACAGTAGCTAGATTATTTGGGATTGATGATGTTGATAGCCAAGAAGTTCCTTTGCCTAATGTAGTTGTTGACCAAGTTGAGGAAGCTGAAGAGTTAGATAAAGGAATTGCTTTTTGGCTTGGTAATGCCATGGTTTATCATGACTTAACTGCTCAGGAGGTAGCTGAGGAAGTAGGAAAAGGGAACATCAATTTAACTAATCTTCCTTTGCAGGATGGAGCTGAAGTAAAAAAGGTAGTTGATAAAGCAGCGCGAGAGATGACTGACTTAATAAAAAATAATCGAAAGGAAAGGACAGAGTTAAAAGAAAGATTAGGAGAAGGTCCTAAGCCTCAATTATATGTAATCGTGGCTACTGGTAATATCTATGAAGATGCAGAACAGGCTAAATCTGCTGCTCGACAAGGAGCTGATATTGTAGCAGTAATTAGAACAACAGGACAGAGTTTGTTAGATTATGTTCCATATGGAGCTACTACTGAAGGATTTGGTGGTACTTATGCTACTCAGGAAAACTTTAGAATTATGAGAGAAGCATTAGATGAAGTAGGAGAAGAAGTAGGGAGGTATATTCAATTAGTTAATTATTGTTCAGGTTTATGCATGCCAGAAATTGCAGCCATGGGAGCTTTTGAAAGATTAGATATGATGTTAAATGATGCCATGTATGGAATCTTATTTAGAGATATTAATATGAAAAGGACATTCATTGATCAGTACTTTTCTCGGCTAATCAATGCTTATGCAGGGGTAATAATTAATACTGGTGAAGATAATTATTTAACTACAGCTGATGCTTATGAAGAAGCCCATACAGTTCTAGCTTCTGATTTTATTAATGAACAGATGGCTTTAAAGGCTGGGTTGAAAGAAGAACAATTGGGGTTAGGTCATGCTTTTGAGATGGATCCAGATATGAAAAATGGATTTTTATATGAAATAGCTCAAGCTCAAATGTTAAGGCAGATTTTCCCTAATTCTCCATTGAAGTATATGCCACCTACTAAATATATGACTGGGGATGTTTTCAAAGGACATTTGCAGGATGCAATGTTTAATTTAGCTTCTGTTATTACTGGGCAGGGTATTCAGTTATTAGGGATGTTAACTGAAGCAATTCATACTCCATTTTTGCATGATAGAGCTTTGAGTATTGAAAATGCCCAATATATTATGAATAATGCTTGTGATTTAGGAAATGAAATTGAATTCAAAGAAGATGGGATAATTCAAAATAGAGCTAATGAAGTATTAATTAATGTAGTAAACTTGCTAGAAGATATTGAAAATAAAGGTTTAAAAGAAACTATTTCTGAAGGAACATTTGCTGGTGTTAAAAGAACAGAAGAGGGAGGAAAAGGTGTAGAAGGTGTAATCAAAAAAGGTCCTGATTATTATAATCCATTCTTAGAAATAATGAGTAATGAATTAAAATAA
- a CDS encoding OAM dimerization domain-containing protein yields the protein MDVDLTKVKPYGDTFNDGKVQLSFTLPIPANDEAKEAAKRLAAKMGLEDPEVVHMKDLTNFSFFVVYGSCQHAVNVEEIEVPKVNIDVMGYYEINDYIKENAGRDLVVVGACTGTDAHTVGLDAIMNMKGYAGEYGLERYPEIAAYNLGSQVPNEELIAKAVELDADAILVSQVVTQKDIHIENLTEFIELAEAEGLRDKMLVIAGGPRITHELATELGFDAGFGDGTLPPEVATYIAEEVVERGLV from the coding sequence GTGGATGTTGATTTAACTAAAGTTAAACCATATGGTGATACATTTAATGATGGTAAAGTGCAATTAAGTTTTACTCTACCCATTCCAGCTAATGATGAAGCCAAGGAAGCAGCTAAGAGGTTAGCTGCTAAAATGGGACTAGAAGATCCCGAAGTAGTACATATGAAAGATCTTACTAACTTTAGTTTTTTTGTAGTATATGGTAGTTGTCAGCATGCAGTTAATGTAGAAGAAATAGAAGTACCAAAAGTTAATATAGATGTAATGGGTTATTATGAAATAAATGATTATATTAAAGAAAATGCTGGACGGGATTTAGTAGTAGTTGGGGCTTGTACTGGAACTGATGCCCATACTGTAGGTCTTGATGCAATTATGAACATGAAAGGTTATGCAGGAGAATATGGATTAGAAAGATATCCTGAGATAGCTGCTTATAATTTAGGTAGCCAAGTGCCTAATGAAGAGTTAATTGCTAAAGCTGTAGAGTTAGATGCAGATGCTATATTAGTTTCTCAGGTAGTAACACAGAAGGATATTCATATTGAAAATTTAACAGAGTTTATCGAATTAGCAGAAGCTGAAGGGTTAAGAGATAAAATGTTAGTTATAGCTGGAGGACCAAGAATTACTCATGAATTAGCTACGGAATTAGGGTTTGATGCTGGTTTTGGTGATGGTACATTACCGCCAGAAGTAGCTACTTACATAGCTGAAGAAGTAGTTGAAAGAGGACTAGTTTAA
- a CDS encoding hotdog fold domain-containing protein, translating to MEEVMIRMRMSSHDAHYGGGLVDGAKMLELFGDVATELLIRHDGDEGLFVSYDNVEFTAPVYEGDYIEAVGKITDVGNSSRKMEFEARKVITSPEDNNLPSSARNVLEDPIIVAKASGTCVVPKNKQRD from the coding sequence ATGGAAGAAGTTATGATTAGAATGCGAATGAGTTCTCATGATGCACATTATGGTGGAGGATTAGTTGATGGAGCAAAGATGTTAGAACTGTTTGGAGATGTAGCAACTGAATTATTAATTAGGCATGATGGTGATGAGGGGTTATTCGTATCCTATGATAATGTGGAATTTACTGCTCCAGTTTATGAAGGAGATTATATAGAAGCCGTCGGCAAAATTACTGATGTTGGTAATTCATCTAGAAAAATGGAGTTTGAAGCCAGAAAAGTAATTACTTCTCCTGAAGATAATAACCTACCATCTTCAGCAAGAAATGTGCTAGAAGATCCAATTATAGTAGCTAAAGCTAGTGGAACTTGTGTAGTACCGAAGAATAAACAAAGAGATTAA
- a CDS encoding 3-keto-5-aminohexanoate cleavage protein, with protein sequence MEKLIITAALTGAEVTKEHQPNLPVTPDEIVKEAEKAYKAGASIVHVHARKDNGDPTQDYEKYKEIKEKVEAKCPVIFQPSTGGATWHTPEQRLQPVELKPEMATLSTGTCNFGDDIFMNSQEYIEKFATKMKEYGVKPEIEVFEPGMINNAKRLVKKELIEAPLHFDFVLGVPGAMPGEPRNLMFMAESIPEGSTWTVAGIGKYETSLAAIAIAMGGHVRVGFEDNIYYRKGELAKSNAQLVERIARIAKELDREVATSDEAREILNLK encoded by the coding sequence ATGGAGAAATTAATAATTACAGCTGCTTTGACTGGGGCAGAAGTAACTAAGGAACATCAGCCTAATTTACCTGTGACTCCAGATGAAATTGTAAAAGAAGCAGAAAAGGCATATAAGGCAGGGGCTTCAATAGTGCATGTCCATGCTAGAAAGGACAATGGAGATCCTACTCAGGACTATGAAAAGTATAAAGAAATAAAAGAAAAGGTTGAAGCAAAATGTCCAGTTATTTTTCAACCATCTACAGGAGGAGCAACTTGGCATACTCCTGAGCAAAGATTACAGCCTGTGGAATTAAAGCCAGAAATGGCAACATTAAGTACTGGAACTTGTAATTTTGGTGATGACATATTTATGAATTCTCAAGAATATATTGAAAAGTTTGCTACTAAGATGAAAGAATATGGAGTAAAACCAGAAATCGAAGTTTTTGAACCAGGTATGATTAATAATGCTAAACGATTAGTAAAAAAAGAATTGATTGAAGCTCCATTACATTTTGATTTTGTATTGGGAGTTCCAGGAGCTATGCCTGGTGAGCCTAGGAATTTAATGTTTATGGCAGAAAGTATTCCAGAAGGTTCTACTTGGACAGTTGCTGGAATTGGAAAATATGAGACTTCTTTAGCTGCCATTGCTATAGCTATGGGAGGTCATGTAAGAGTAGGCTTTGAAGATAATATTTATTATCGAAAAGGAGAATTAGCAAAAAGTAATGCGCAATTAGTAGAAAGAATTGCTAGAATTGCAAAAGAGTTGGATAGAGAGGTTGCAACCTCAGATGAAGCACGAGAAATTTTAAATCTTAAATAA
- the atoD gene encoding acetate CoA-transferase subunit alpha, with amino-acid sequence MAKIVSLDKALDQLEDKMEIMIGGFMSCGTPIKIVKGIVERGIKDLTIIANDTGRPNEGIGRLIHNKRAKKLIASHIGLNSETGDQMNDGTLDVELVPQGTLAERIRTAGAGLGGFLTPTGVGTVVEEGKEKLEIDGEKYLLELPLQADVALVKAWKADKKGNLIYRKSARNFNPLIAMAADTVIVEAEEVLEIGEIDPNDVMTPAAFVDFIVGGEK; translated from the coding sequence ATGGCTAAAATAGTTTCGTTAGATAAAGCTTTAGATCAACTTGAAGATAAAATGGAAATAATGATTGGGGGATTTATGTCTTGTGGAACTCCCATAAAAATAGTAAAAGGAATAGTAGAAAGAGGAATTAAGGATTTAACGATTATTGCTAATGATACTGGGAGACCAAATGAGGGAATAGGACGATTAATTCATAATAAGCGGGCTAAAAAATTAATTGCTAGTCATATTGGATTAAATTCAGAAACTGGTGATCAAATGAATGATGGAACTTTAGATGTTGAATTAGTTCCTCAGGGAACCTTAGCAGAAAGAATTAGGACTGCTGGAGCTGGTTTAGGAGGTTTCTTAACTCCAACTGGTGTTGGGACAGTAGTAGAAGAGGGAAAAGAAAAACTAGAAATAGATGGAGAAAAGTATTTATTAGAGCTTCCGTTACAAGCAGATGTTGCCTTGGTTAAAGCCTGGAAGGCAGATAAAAAAGGGAATCTTATTTATCGAAAAAGTGCAAGAAATTTCAATCCATTAATTGCTATGGCAGCTGATACAGTAATTGTAGAAGCAGAAGAGGTATTAGAAATTGGTGAGATTGATCCTAATGACGTGATGACTCCGGCTGCATTTGTGGATTTTATTGTTGGAGGTGAAAAATAA
- a CDS encoding 3-oxoacid CoA-transferase subunit B: MDKQTRREIITKRIAKELSDGDVVNLGIGMPTMVGNYVPDDVDITLQSENGFLGLGSAPEDGEEDKDLVNAGGQPVTIKPGGAFFNSAESFAIIRGGHVDITVLGALQVDEKGNLANWMIPGKLVPGMGGAMDLVVGAKQVIVATDHTIKGDKPKILKECNLPLTAKNQVDLIVTERAVIEVAKEGLILKEINPEFKIEEVVESTEAELIIPDDVKEMKF, encoded by the coding sequence ATGGATAAACAAACTAGAAGAGAAATTATAACTAAGAGAATAGCCAAAGAGTTAAGTGATGGGGATGTAGTTAATTTAGGTATTGGAATGCCTACAATGGTAGGGAATTATGTACCTGATGATGTTGATATAACTTTACAATCGGAAAATGGTTTTCTAGGATTAGGTTCAGCTCCTGAAGATGGTGAAGAAGATAAAGATTTAGTTAATGCCGGAGGGCAGCCAGTTACAATTAAACCTGGAGGAGCTTTTTTTAATAGTGCTGAATCCTTTGCTATTATTCGTGGAGGGCATGTTGATATAACAGTTTTAGGTGCTCTTCAAGTAGATGAGAAAGGAAATTTAGCTAATTGGATGATTCCTGGGAAATTAGTTCCGGGTATGGGTGGAGCAATGGATTTAGTAGTAGGAGCAAAGCAAGTAATTGTAGCTACTGATCATACAATTAAAGGTGATAAACCGAAAATTTTAAAAGAATGTAATTTACCTTTAACTGCTAAAAATCAAGTGGATTTAATTGTTACAGAAAGAGCAGTAATTGAAGTTGCAAAAGAAGGACTTATATTAAAAGAAATAAACCCCGAATTTAAGATTGAAGAAGTAGTAGAATCTACTGAAGCGGAACTGATTATTCCTGATGATGTTAAGGAAATGAAATTTTAA
- a CDS encoding acetyl-CoA C-acetyltransferase: MKDIVVASALRTPIGSFGGSLKKVSVIDLGATAIEAVLEETGVKGEEVDEVIMGNVLQAGLGQNPARQAAIKAGLPETVPAMAVNKVCGSGLKAVNLAAQAIEAGNGEVYVVGGMESMSQAPYLHKKARWGERMGHGELVDAMIQDGLWCAFNDYHMGVTAENVAEEWGISRKEQDEFAAASQQKAEKAMKKDKFQDEIVPVKVPQRKGEAIEFNKDEHPRKGVTVEGLANLRPAFKKDGTVTAGNASGINDGAAALIVMTKEKADELGIDPLATIKSYASAGVDPKIMGTGPIPASRKALAQADLTVEDLDLIEANEAFASQSIAVVRELGLDTEKVNVNGGAIALGHPIGASGARIFITLLHEMKKRNSKYGLATLCIGGGQGAATVVEN, translated from the coding sequence ATGAAAGATATTGTAGTTGCTAGTGCTTTACGAACACCAATTGGAAGTTTTGGTGGTAGTTTAAAGAAAGTTTCAGTGATTGACTTAGGAGCTACAGCTATTGAAGCTGTATTAGAAGAAACAGGAGTAAAAGGTGAGGAAGTAGACGAAGTAATTATGGGGAATGTATTACAGGCTGGTTTAGGTCAAAATCCTGCTCGACAAGCAGCAATTAAAGCTGGATTGCCAGAAACTGTCCCAGCAATGGCAGTTAACAAAGTATGTGGCTCAGGACTAAAGGCAGTTAATTTAGCTGCTCAAGCTATAGAAGCTGGAAATGGAGAGGTCTATGTTGTAGGTGGAATGGAAAGTATGAGTCAGGCTCCTTATCTGCATAAAAAAGCACGTTGGGGAGAAAGAATGGGGCATGGAGAATTAGTTGATGCAATGATTCAGGATGGGTTATGGTGCGCATTTAATGATTATCATATGGGAGTTACAGCTGAAAATGTAGCTGAAGAATGGGGGATTAGTCGTAAAGAACAGGATGAATTTGCAGCAGCTAGCCAACAAAAAGCGGAAAAAGCTATGAAAAAAGATAAATTTCAAGATGAGATAGTGCCAGTAAAAGTTCCACAGCGAAAAGGAGAAGCAATAGAATTTAATAAGGACGAACATCCTCGTAAAGGAGTAACAGTTGAAGGGTTGGCTAACTTGCGTCCGGCATTTAAAAAAGATGGTACAGTGACTGCTGGAAATGCCTCTGGGATTAATGATGGGGCAGCTGCTTTAATAGTAATGACTAAAGAGAAAGCAGATGAATTGGGAATTGATCCTTTAGCGACTATAAAATCTTATGCTTCTGCTGGAGTAGATCCAAAAATTATGGGAACTGGTCCAATTCCAGCTTCAAGAAAGGCATTGGCTCAAGCAGATTTAACAGTAGAGGACTTAGATTTAATTGAGGCTAATGAGGCTTTTGCTTCTCAATCTATAGCAGTAGTAAGAGAATTAGGATTGGATACTGAAAAGGTAAATGTAAATGGGGGAGCAATTGCTTTAGGACATCCAATTGGAGCAAGTGGAGCTAGGATTTTCATTACTTTATTACATGAAATGAAGAAACGTAATTCTAAGTATGGATTAGCTACTTTATGTATTGGTGGTGGGCAAGGAGCAGCTACAGTAGTAGAAAACTAA